GAACGCAGCACTTTCGCTATCAGTGGCGGCTTGCTGGCGGCTGGCCATCCGCTCTTTGGCTTGGATCAGGATGGTCTGGAGGCGCTCCTCCAGGTCAGCCCTGGGCGGCAGGGCGGTCCAGTACTCGGCGACCACGATGCCGTCCGTGTGCATCTCCAGCAGTTCGAGCTTCTCCCTCCCAGCCTCGGTGCATAGGATGAGTCCGAGGGCGGTCTCTTCCCAAGGATGCCGCTCGTGGGCGTCGAGCCACCTCAGGTAGAGCTCCATTTGCCCCTTATACGCGGCCTTGAACGGGCCGATCTTGAGTTCGACGGCTATCAAGCGGCGAATGGCACGCGAGTAGAACAACAGGTCGAGGTAGTGGTCCTCGCCGTCGATGATCATGCGCTT
The window above is part of the Bifidobacteriaceae bacterium genome. Proteins encoded here:
- a CDS encoding DUF1016 domain-containing protein, encoding KRMIIDGEDHYLDLLFYSRAIRRLIAVELKIGPFKAAYKGQMELYLRWLDAHERHPWEETALGLILCTEAGREKLELLEMHTDGIVVAEYWTALPPRADLEERLQTILIQAKERMASRQQAATDSESAAFAIRETGENDA